One region of Wyeomyia smithii strain HCP4-BCI-WySm-NY-G18 chromosome 3, ASM2978416v1, whole genome shotgun sequence genomic DNA includes:
- the LOC129730951 gene encoding uncharacterized protein LOC129730951 has protein sequence MDESIGNIADFDALDESIGNIDDYEALYDVEVDEDETTRLSENDHVFSFTGILFQRCHRSQLRPKEWTRALVYGDTKDEIVDCLWETAVARVERQVLFKDDTPRWSENTQPTVNDASEFITLQDTAKKKILRNRDANSKNLEGLERQNIASLCLRVVNYCGNSSTSSSHPA, from the exons ATGGACGAATCTATCGG AAACATCGCCGATTTCGATGCATTAGACGAATCAATTGG AAACATCGATGATTATGAAGCGCTATATGATGTGGAAGTCGACGAAGATGAAACAACCCGTCTGAGCGAAAACGACCACGTATTTTCTTTCACCGGGATTCTTTTCCAGCGATGTCACAGGAGCCAGCTGCGTCCGAAAGAATGGACGAGGGCGCTCGTTTACGGGGACACTAAAGATGAGATCGTCGATTGCTTGTGGGAGACAGCGGTGGCCAGAGTAGAACGGCAGGTTTTATTCAAGGATGATACTCCCAGGTGGTCGGAAAACACTCAGCCCACAGTAAATGACGCCAGTGAGTTCATCACGCTCCAGGatacagcgaaaaaaaaaattctacgcaaTCGAGACGCTAACAGCAAGAATTTGGAGGGGCTGGAAAGGCAAAACATTGCGAGTTTATGTTTACGTGTGGTAAACTACTGTGGAAACTCAAGCACATCCTCAAGCCATCCAGCGTAA